In one Mauremys mutica isolate MM-2020 ecotype Southern chromosome 3, ASM2049712v1, whole genome shotgun sequence genomic region, the following are encoded:
- the MRPL33 gene encoding 39S ribosomal protein L33, mitochondrial encodes MFLTVAALAKAKSKYILVRMVSAAGTGYCYNIKRARLQEKLVLLKYDPIVNQRVLFTEKRKIRSI; translated from the exons ATGTTCCTGACGGTGGCTGCCt TGGCCAAGGCCAAATCCAA GTACATCCTTGTGAGGATGGTGAGTGCAGCAGGGACGGGCTACTGTTACAACATCAAGAGAGCCCGACTACAGGAGAAATTGGTCCTGCTGAAATATGATCCCATTG TGAACCAACGTGTTCTCTTcacagagaagagaaaaatacGTTCCATCTGA